The Poseidonibacter lekithochrous region TTAGCCAAGAAGTATTTGAAGAGATTAAGAATGATTATAAAAACATTATTCCAAATCTTCCTCATAATGAAGATTTAAATATTGAGTTTATTCCTATTTCTGCATTAGATGGAGATAATATTTTAACTAATACTCCAAAAGCACCTTGGTATAAAGATAAACCTTTAATGGAATTACTTGACACTATTGATATTCATAAAAAAGAGTCTGATTCATTTAGATTACCTGTTCAATATGTAGTAAGACCACACTTAAACTTCAGAGGATTCTCTGGAACAATTGCAAGTGGTTCAATTAGCGTTGGTGATGATATTACAGTATTACCTTCAGGTAAAACATCTAAAGTTAAATCTATCGTATCTAATGATATTAAAGATTTAAGACCAATTGGTAAAGATGAAACAGTTGAAACTATTGAAAAAGCATTTGCTCCAATGGCTACAACTATTACACTTGAAGATGAGATTGATATTTCAAGAGGGGATATGATTGTAAAATCAGAAGATATTCCTAAAGTATCAAACCACTTATCAGCAATGGTAGTATGGATGGATGAAGCTCCATTAACTTTAAACCAAAACTACATTATTAAAAGAGCAACTTCTGTATTAAATGGAGCATTTAACTCTATTGATTTTAAGAAGAATATTAATACATTTGAAGAGATTGACGCAGAGCAATTAGAACTAAATGATATTGCAAAAGTTACAATCTCTCTTGATAGAGAAATTGCAGTAGATCCATATCATGAGAATAGATATACTGGTAGTTTCATTATTATTGACAAATATACTAACTCAACTGTTGGTGCGGGTATGATTGTATCTTCTGTTGAAGGAACAGCCGAACTTGCAGATGAAAAAACATATTCTCAAGCAGAAGTTGAATTAAATGCATTCATTAGAAAGAATTATCCAGAATGGAATTGTAAGGCTATCTAATGTCTAAAAATTTATCTCTAAATATCGAGCAAATCAAAAAAGATAAGGATGGATTAGATGTCTTAAGTGACATCTTTATCTATGCTGTCTTAGGTGAAAGAGTAAGTGAAGCTGATTTAATCAGATTCCAATGGTATGGTATTCATGCCCAAGGAAGAGATCAAAAAGGTGATTACTTCAAATTAAAAATTCCACTAAGTCTTGGGGAATTAAACCTAGAACAAATCAAAGCATTATCTAAAATTTCAAAAGAGTATGCAAATGATAGTTTAGACTTTACAAAAAGTCAAAAAATTGAATTTTCTTGGTTAAGAATTTATGATTTACCTGCTGTATTTAATATTCTACATGCTGTAGAGTTAAGTACTACATTTGAATCTGGTCACAATGTTAGAAATATCATTTTAAACTGTGTGAACAAAGAACAATTAACTGATATTAGTGAAATTACAAATAAACTAAACGATACATTTAGAGGTAATAAGAATTTTTCTAACTTACCAAATAAACTACAAATAGCCATCTCAGGATGTGCTAGAAAAGCTGTTGAAAACAATACACATGATGTAAACTTCGATGCAGTTAAAAATGATAAAGATAAGATTTTATTTTCAGTAAAAATCATAGGTACACACGTGGGATATATTACTATATCTCAAATAATTCCTATGGCAAAAGCAATTGCAAAAATTTATAGAGATTATGGAAATAGAGAAAATGAAGAGCAAAGTGATTTTGCCTCTTTAATTAAACAATGGGGACATGATAAGTTTTATGATTTATTAGAGTCTTCTGTGAGTTTTAGAATTAAATCTTTACTTATTGAGACAAATGAAAATAACAATAAGATAGAGTACTTTGGAATTAAAGAAAGTAAAGTGGAAGGACAAAGTTATATTGGTTGTAAATTGGAATCATTACAAATCGGTAGTTCTGGATTAGATACATTATCTTCACTATTAGAGAAATATAATGCATCAAAGATACAAATCACAACATTCGGAAATATGATAATAATTGACGCTCCTACTAATAAAGCGAAACAATTTGCCGAAGATTTACAAAAAGTAAATTTTAATCCTTTCGCATGATAATCCCTACAAAGGCAGAGTAATTCTGTCTTATTATAAGAGTTTATAAATTTAAACTTATTATTCAAGCAAACTCTTATAATAAATAACTTAAAATTATAAAATTAATAACCTAAACTAATTTAACGAGTAAAATAATGACAAAAAACATATTTAGACCTTTTTTCAATGAAAGTACAAATACACTAGATTTTATAAAATATAACACAATTGGAAAAAATAAAAAAGAATATTTTGATTATACTGCTTCGGGTCTTGCTTTTAGGCAAATTGAGAATCGTGTAAGAGACGTATTAGAGACTTATGCAAATACACACTCTAAAGAGTCATCAAATGCTGATGCAACAAGTAATTATTATGAACTAGCAAGAAAAAATCTTGCAAAAAGTTTAGAAGTTGGAGATGAATTTGCCATTCTTCCTAGTGGTTGTGGTACAACTGCTGCTATTAAACATCTTCAAGAATTACTTGGATTATACATTCCCCCTGCAACTAAAAAAAGATATGAAATAGAAGTAGATAAATCTAAAATGCCTCTTGTTATAGTTGGACCTTATGAACATCACTCAAATGAAGTATCTTTTAGAGAAGCTTTATGTGAAATCAAAAGAGTAAAACTTGATAAAGAAGGACTAATAGACTTAAAACATCTAAAAAAAGTTCTAAAGAAGAATAAAGATAGAGAGATTATTGGTTCATTTTGTGTTGCATCTAATGTAACAGGAATCATTACTCCTTTTAAAAAGATTTCAAAATTACTTAGAAAATACAATGCTCTAGTATGTTTTGATGCGGCGGCTAGTTCACCTTATATGAATATTCCATCTGAGCTTTATGATGCAATATTTATGTCACCTCATAAATTACTAGGAGGACCTGGATCATGTGGCCTTCTTGTAGTTAGAAAAGCTTTAATCAATACTGAGCTTTCTCCTACATTTGCAGGTGGTGGAACAGTTGCATATGTAAATAAAGATGAACAAGTTTACCAAAAAGAGATAGAAATAAGAGAAGATGCTGGAACTCCTGGAATCTTACAATTAATCAGAGCTTCATTATCATATCAATTAAGAAATGAAATTGGTTTTGATTTTATTAAATCTCAAAAAGATGAACTTAAAAAAGTTTTTATTGATGAACTTAAAAAAATACCAAACTGTGAAATATATGGGAACCAAGATGAAGACAATATAGGAATCATCTCTTTTAATATTAACAATTTAGACGCCTATGAATTATGTGCTAAATTATCACAATCAAATGGTATTCAAACAAGAGCAGGATGTTCATGTGCTGGGCCTTATGGCCATGATTTATTAGGAATTGATGACTTAGATATCAATAATAAACCAGGGTGGTTAAGAATCTCTATCCACTTCTCACAAACAAAAGCTGAAATTTTAGCTTTAGTTGAAGCTATCAAAAAAAATATCAACTAAATAAGAGGGTATATACTATATAAAACTATGGTATAAGCCCTTCTTTTTAACAATCTTTCTTTATTAATAATCCTTTTACTATTTGTTAAATATTCATTAATCATTTGGTCTTATAATTCTCACATGAGT contains the following coding sequences:
- a CDS encoding sulfite reductase, which produces MSKNLSLNIEQIKKDKDGLDVLSDIFIYAVLGERVSEADLIRFQWYGIHAQGRDQKGDYFKLKIPLSLGELNLEQIKALSKISKEYANDSLDFTKSQKIEFSWLRIYDLPAVFNILHAVELSTTFESGHNVRNIILNCVNKEQLTDISEITNKLNDTFRGNKNFSNLPNKLQIAISGCARKAVENNTHDVNFDAVKNDKDKILFSVKIIGTHVGYITISQIIPMAKAIAKIYRDYGNRENEEQSDFASLIKQWGHDKFYDLLESSVSFRIKSLLIETNENNNKIEYFGIKESKVEGQSYIGCKLESLQIGSSGLDTLSSLLEKYNASKIQITTFGNMIIIDAPTNKAKQFAEDLQKVNFNPFA
- the cysN gene encoding sulfate adenylyltransferase subunit CysN codes for the protein MAHQSDLISENIEAYLKEHENKEILRFITCGSVDDGKSTLIGRLLYDSKMIFEDQLAAIEKDSKKSGTTGDKIDLALLVDGLASEREQGITIDVAYRFFSTDKRKFIIADTPGHEQYTRNMATGASTADVAIILIDARQGILTQTKRHSYIASLLGIKNLIVAINKMDLVDFSQEVFEEIKNDYKNIIPNLPHNEDLNIEFIPISALDGDNILTNTPKAPWYKDKPLMELLDTIDIHKKESDSFRLPVQYVVRPHLNFRGFSGTIASGSISVGDDITVLPSGKTSKVKSIVSNDIKDLRPIGKDETVETIEKAFAPMATTITLEDEIDISRGDMIVKSEDIPKVSNHLSAMVVWMDEAPLTLNQNYIIKRATSVLNGAFNSIDFKKNINTFEEIDAEQLELNDIAKVTISLDREIAVDPYHENRYTGSFIIIDKYTNSTVGAGMIVSSVEGTAELADEKTYSQAEVELNAFIRKNYPEWNCKAI
- a CDS encoding aminotransferase class V-fold PLP-dependent enzyme, translated to MTKNIFRPFFNESTNTLDFIKYNTIGKNKKEYFDYTASGLAFRQIENRVRDVLETYANTHSKESSNADATSNYYELARKNLAKSLEVGDEFAILPSGCGTTAAIKHLQELLGLYIPPATKKRYEIEVDKSKMPLVIVGPYEHHSNEVSFREALCEIKRVKLDKEGLIDLKHLKKVLKKNKDREIIGSFCVASNVTGIITPFKKISKLLRKYNALVCFDAAASSPYMNIPSELYDAIFMSPHKLLGGPGSCGLLVVRKALINTELSPTFAGGGTVAYVNKDEQVYQKEIEIREDAGTPGILQLIRASLSYQLRNEIGFDFIKSQKDELKKVFIDELKKIPNCEIYGNQDEDNIGIISFNINNLDAYELCAKLSQSNGIQTRAGCSCAGPYGHDLLGIDDLDINNKPGWLRISIHFSQTKAEILALVEAIKKNIN